Proteins encoded in a region of the Planococcus citri chromosome 1, ihPlaCitr1.1, whole genome shotgun sequence genome:
- the LOC135833730 gene encoding proton-coupled amino acid transporter-like protein pathetic, translating into MVFNSVLAVCNCTSSSTHSDHQTDDLEKPSSCEKNATKDDYDPHSFGKEHYPSFFWGTLFNMFKTIIGTGMLALPFAFKSVGYGVAIVGIFLGGLIYTHVLHLLMEVEYELCKKLKTPNLTYLGIITNSFEQGPRGIRKFIPVAKFLTYFHYVFNKCISNSIYLITIGGNMQIIINHYCDANLTIVYAISAVMVVIIPMALIRNLKFLAPLSILTSIFCIINVVLILSIPTDYDSSSEIKAIADITKFPDFFGLSLGAFMCTMIVVPLKNNMRYPKTFTSSFGVINVTLSAVVVIYCIFGCLGYVKYGDSLHGSILFNLPPDGLVTLVVLNLYTFSVCVSFILTLFTIFDTLWSNLFVNRKMSHPIMAEYALRIFLCITAYFLAVILPDFKIMASLSGVMAILMEETMPIFLHILMLVQIKHKTIRVYLSLLKDLVLISICSSLFFAALIQVIRSIIKFYS; encoded by the coding sequence atgGTATTTAATTCCGTTCTAGCAGTTTGTAACTGTACCTCATCTTCAACACATTCAGATCACCAAACTGATGACTTGGAGAAGCCATCATCatgcgaaaaaaatgcaaccAAGGACGACTACGACCCTCATTCTTTCGGTAAAGAACATTATCCTTCCTTTTTCTGGGGCACGTTATTCAACATGTTTAAAACCATCATCGGAACTGGTATGTTAGCTTTGCCATTCGCTTTCAAAAGCGTCGGATACGGCGTCGCAATCGTCGGTATCTTTTTAGGAGGACTCATTTACACTCACGTTTTACATCTGTTGATGGAAGTCGAATACGAACTCTGCAAGAAACTCAAGACGCCTAATCTGACGTACCTGGGTATTATCACAAATTCTTTCGAGCAAGGACCACGAGGTATTCGTAAATTCATCCCTGTCGCTAAATTCCTCACATATTTCCATTACGTTTTCAACAAATGTATATCAAATTCCATATACTTGATCACTATTGGTGGAAACATGCAAATAATCATTAATCATTACTGCGATGCTAATTTAACCATCGTGTATGCAATCAGCGCGGTGATGGTGGTGATAATACCGATGGCTTTGATccgcaatttgaaattcctggcACCTTTATCGATATTGACCAGCATATTCTGTATCATCAACGTAGTTTTGATCTTGTCCATTCCTACAGATTACGACAGTTCATCGGAAATCAAAGCCATCGCAGATATCACTAAGTTCCCTGATTTCTTCGGCTTGTCTTTGGGAGCATTCATGTGCACAATGATAGTAGTGCCTTTGAAGAACAACATGAGGTATCCGAAGACATTCACCAGCTCTTTCGGCGTCATCAACGTCACATTATCAGCTGTTGTAGTGATCTACTGTATCTTTGGATGTTTGGGATACGTGAAATATGGCGACAGTCTTCATGGAAGcattcttttcaatttacctCCAGATGGTCTGGTTACACTCGTTGTTCTGAATCTGTACACGTTTTCTGTTTGTGTCTCTTTTATATTAACTTTGTTCACGATATTCGATACATTATGGAGTAACTTATTCGTAAATCGTAAAATGAGCCATCCTATAATGGCGGAGTAcgctttgagaatttttctatgcattACTGCTTACTTCCTCGCGGTTATTTTAcctgattttaaaataatggcTAGTTTATCAGGAGTTATGGCGATATTAATGGAGGAAACCATGCCCAtctttttgcatattttgatgCTAGTCCAAATTAAACATAAAACCATAAGAGTATATTTGAGCTTATTGAAAGATCTCGTACTTATTTCTATATGTTCGTCATTATTTTTCGCAGCTTTAATCCAAGTTATTCGAAGTATTATTAAGTTTTATAGCTGA